One part of the Sardina pilchardus chromosome 5, fSarPil1.1, whole genome shotgun sequence genome encodes these proteins:
- the LOC134080402 gene encoding E3 ubiquitin-protein ligase RNF4-like codes for MSGTTQRKKRVGDACSRPGSKRSRRNTDSMTSEEPSETIDVENDRLRGEEVVDLTSETPETSVVDLTNADCVVLVDEGPRSHHSIATEGYVLISDEEETPVTTTSLRANSRLRSTTGEVSCQVCFSTYAEIVQRGRGMVSTLCGHMFCKECLCESLDRTHACPKCQTKLTRKQYHPIYF; via the exons ATGAGTGGCACA ACTCAGAGGAAAAAACGGGTTGGTGATGCTTGCTCAAGACCTGGGTCCAAGAGGAGTAGACGCAACACCGACAGCATGACATCTGAAGAACCTTCAGAGACAATTGATGTTGAGAATGACCGACTTCGTG GTGAAGAGGTCGTGGACCTAACCAGCGAAACCCCTGAAACATCGGTGGttgacctcacaaatgctgactgtgtggtg CTGGTGGATGAAG GTCCACGGAGCCATCACAGCATAGCCACTGAAGGCtatgttttaatcagtgatgaaGAAGAGACCCCAGTCACCACTACATCTCTCCGAGCGAACTCTAGATTAAG GTCTACAACAGGTGAAGTGAGTTGTCAGGTATGCTTCAGTACATATGCTGAG ATTGTGCAGAGGGGCAGAGGAATGGTGTCTACTCTGTGTGGTCACATGTTCTGTAAGGAATGCCTGTGTGAATCCCTTGACCGGACCCACGCCTGCCCAAAGTGCCAAACCAAGCTGACACGCAAACAGTACCATCCCATCTATTTCTGA